Proteins encoded within one genomic window of Elstera cyanobacteriorum:
- a CDS encoding EndoU domain-containing protein, which produces MKLTVTFALIGGALVFSVGVPGAAKATCPLPAWSSTTPSLNQTHVFCGEISSKGDVKGYHSEVIVPPKAGNTVVSVVGQKSVNGDIFAGYPKFSNGKSKYSTFFPKSCTQAQIIASALYVASTGSPAHDWGVVGLSAPATGGSTYCLNQGAAFPMKVDPKKDKAGQLILNTAFPL; this is translated from the coding sequence ATGAAGCTAACGGTAACTTTCGCCCTTATTGGCGGCGCTCTGGTCTTCTCAGTCGGGGTTCCGGGGGCGGCGAAAGCCACGTGCCCGCTCCCGGCTTGGAGCAGCACGACCCCATCGTTGAACCAGACGCATGTTTTCTGCGGAGAAATCTCGAGCAAGGGCGATGTGAAAGGGTACCACTCGGAAGTGATCGTGCCGCCGAAGGCCGGGAATACGGTTGTGTCTGTCGTCGGGCAGAAATCTGTAAACGGGGATATTTTTGCGGGCTATCCGAAATTCTCCAACGGCAAGAGTAAATATTCCACCTTCTTCCCGAAGTCCTGCACCCAGGCGCAGATTATCGCATCGGCATTATACGTCGCTTCGACCGGCTCGCCCGCCCATGATTGGGGGGTGGTCGGCCTCTCCGCACCGGCCACAGGCGGTTCGACCTATTGCCTGAACCAAGGCGCCGCTTTCCCCATGAAGGTTGACCCGAAGAAGGATAAGGCGGGTCAGTTGATCCTCAATACCGCCTTCCCGCTGTAA
- a CDS encoding polyprenyl synthetase family protein, with protein sequence MTRPMPSPETAAPSLDPLVALVAEDMAAVNALILDRMQSPVALIPQLASHLIAAGGKRLRPLITLAAAQLCGYRGTRHQMLAACVEFIHTATLLHDDVVDESLLRRGAASANAVFGNKSSVLVGDFLFSRAFQLMVEDGSLRVLGVLANASAVIAEGEVHQLLTTGDLATDEARYLEVIGAKTAVLFAAAAEVGAVVADRPEEEISALRYFGTQLGVAFQLIDDALDYAASQAALGKTVGDDFREGKVTLPVILAYARGTAEEKAFWHRTIEDLEQTDDDLTTAQALMEKYGTIRETVERARQVGEDAKAALARFPALPIRASLMEAIDFAVARGY encoded by the coding sequence ATGACCCGACCGATGCCCTCGCCCGAAACGGCCGCGCCGTCCCTGGACCCGCTCGTCGCGCTGGTTGCGGAGGATATGGCGGCGGTGAATGCGCTCATTCTCGACCGCATGCAAAGCCCGGTCGCGCTGATCCCGCAGCTTGCCAGCCATCTGATCGCCGCTGGCGGCAAGCGGCTGCGCCCGCTGATCACTCTCGCTGCGGCCCAACTCTGTGGCTATCGCGGTACCCGGCACCAGATGTTGGCCGCCTGCGTCGAATTCATCCATACGGCCACCCTGCTGCACGATGATGTGGTCGACGAAAGCCTGCTGCGCCGGGGCGCCGCCTCGGCCAATGCGGTTTTTGGCAATAAATCGAGCGTCCTGGTCGGCGATTTCCTTTTCTCCCGCGCGTTTCAATTGATGGTCGAAGACGGGTCGCTGCGCGTGCTGGGCGTTCTCGCCAATGCCTCTGCCGTGATTGCCGAAGGGGAAGTGCACCAACTGCTGACCACGGGCGATCTTGCGACCGATGAGGCGCGGTATCTTGAGGTGATTGGCGCTAAAACCGCCGTCCTCTTCGCCGCCGCCGCCGAAGTGGGCGCCGTGGTCGCCGACCGGCCCGAGGAAGAGATTAGCGCCCTGCGCTATTTCGGCACGCAGCTTGGCGTTGCCTTCCAGTTGATCGACGATGCGTTGGATTATGCCGCCAGTCAGGCCGCCCTGGGCAAGACCGTGGGCGACGATTTCCGCGAGGGCAAAGTGACGCTGCCGGTGATCCTGGCCTATGCGCGCGGCACGGCCGAAGAAAAAGCCTTCTGGCACCGGACCATCGAGGATCTGGAACAGACCGACGATGATCTGACCACCGCCCAAGCGCTGATGGAAAAATACGGCACCATCCGCGAAACGGTGGAACGCGCCCGTCAGGTCGGTGAAGACGCCAAGGCCGCCCTCGCCCGCTTCCCGGCTTTGCCGATCCGCGCGAGTTTGATGGAGGCCATCGATTTCGCTGTTGCGCGGGGGTATTGA
- a CDS encoding tRNA1(Val) (adenine(37)-N6)-methyltransferase yields MLTSAVFPETVTEAPFYGGRLRLRQPESGYRAAIDPVLLAARQAPRPGSVWLDLGCGVGAASLCLLARCPEVSVIGVEIDPLLADLARQNAALNGFSDRFRIIESDVAALRSVDLPALAGIFTNPPFHAPAATPSPDGRRTRATHGDVLTDWCAIAARLLPHRGSFSLITRADALAAVLAAFAAARPAFGGITLLPLWPRAGQAAKRLLVTARLGSRAPFVLGAGLVLHAAGNAYTAECDAILRGGASLENR; encoded by the coding sequence GTGTTAACCTCTGCCGTCTTCCCCGAAACCGTGACCGAGGCCCCGTTTTACGGTGGGCGCCTGCGTCTGCGGCAGCCGGAAAGCGGCTATCGCGCGGCGATTGACCCGGTGTTGTTGGCCGCCCGGCAGGCGCCGCGTCCGGGATCGGTTTGGCTTGATCTGGGGTGCGGGGTGGGGGCGGCCAGCCTCTGCCTGCTGGCGCGCTGCCCGGAGGTTTCGGTGATCGGGGTGGAGATCGACCCGCTCTTGGCGGATCTCGCCCGGCAGAATGCCGCGCTGAATGGGTTTTCCGACCGGTTTCGGATCATCGAGAGCGATGTGGCGGCGCTGCGGTCGGTCGATTTACCGGCGCTTGCGGGGATCTTCACCAATCCGCCGTTTCATGCTCCGGCGGCCACCCCCTCGCCGGACGGGCGCCGCACCCGAGCGACACATGGGGACGTCTTGACGGATTGGTGCGCGATTGCCGCTCGGCTACTGCCCCATCGCGGCAGCTTTAGCCTGATCACCCGCGCCGATGCCCTGGCCGCAGTGCTGGCAGCCTTCGCAGCGGCGCGCCCGGCGTTCGGCGGGATTACGCTGCTGCCGCTATGGCCGCGCGCGGGCCAAGCGGCCAAGCGCCTGCTGGTGACGGCGCGATTGGGGAGCCGGGCGCCCTTCGTCCTCGGCGCAGGGCTGGTGCTGCATGCGGCGGGAAACGCGTATACAGCCGAATGTGATGCAATTTTGCGGGGAGGGGCATCCCTCGAAAACCGCTAA
- a CDS encoding MATE family efflux transporter codes for MIGAPASGGLPHASLSLVAQALASLKLAVPIIIGQLALIGLNVVATLLMGRIGTQAMAAGVLGNAFFFSMAVIANGILSSTGVMVAQAEGRGDPQRAAGYAQRGLLLALLLSVPACAVLIGAPYFLAAIGQAPAQVALTGRYLGTLAFAMVPYAMVLALRYFLAAVERPMMGTVTAIFGVGVEFIVGQMLLPMGVAGVGLAVAAGCLAMLLGMLVYLRLSVPLQVYGLFQRGRAQAGQMGDLWRIGWPMGVAFGAETLFFMLTTTLAGYFTLPEIAAHSIGYQSIITAFMIAVGLSHATMVRVARAAGEGDIVAVRRIGWAGIMLGWLGMGGTGLVLALGGRWIAARFLDPAVGDAATVFDFAAPLLVIAALFQLFDGTQAIAAGALRGLKDTRGPMVIGLIAYWPVGMASGALLAFTLDLRLIGLWSGLALGLAVAAVALTVRFHVRSRHLPASAKG; via the coding sequence ATGATCGGGGCCCCCGCTAGTGGCGGCCTCCCCCATGCCTCTCTCTCGCTGGTGGCGCAGGCCCTTGCCTCCCTGAAGCTCGCGGTGCCGATTATTATCGGCCAATTGGCGCTGATCGGCCTGAACGTCGTCGCGACGCTGCTGATGGGCCGTATCGGGACGCAAGCAATGGCGGCGGGCGTGCTGGGGAACGCTTTCTTCTTCTCGATGGCAGTGATCGCCAACGGGATTCTGTCGTCAACCGGCGTGATGGTCGCGCAGGCGGAAGGGCGCGGCGATCCGCAGCGGGCGGCAGGCTATGCCCAGCGCGGGCTGTTGCTGGCGCTGTTGCTGTCGGTCCCCGCCTGCGCGGTGCTGATCGGCGCCCCCTATTTCCTGGCAGCGATCGGTCAAGCCCCGGCGCAAGTGGCGTTGACGGGCCGCTATCTGGGCACTTTGGCTTTTGCAATGGTGCCTTATGCGATGGTGCTGGCGCTGCGCTATTTTCTGGCGGCGGTCGAACGCCCGATGATGGGGACGGTGACGGCAATTTTTGGCGTCGGTGTCGAATTTATTGTCGGCCAGATGCTGCTGCCGATGGGCGTCGCGGGCGTCGGGCTTGCCGTGGCGGCGGGGTGCCTCGCCATGTTGCTCGGCATGCTGGTCTATCTGCGCCTATCGGTGCCCTTGCAGGTCTATGGGCTGTTTCAGCGGGGGCGGGCACAGGCGGGTCAGATGGGGGACTTGTGGCGCATCGGTTGGCCGATGGGGGTGGCGTTTGGGGCGGAAACCCTGTTTTTTATGCTGACCACGACCCTGGCGGGCTATTTCACCCTGCCGGAAATCGCCGCCCATAGTATCGGCTATCAAAGCATCATCACCGCCTTCATGATCGCCGTTGGTCTGTCGCATGCGACGATGGTGCGCGTTGCCCGCGCGGCGGGGGAGGGGGATATCGTCGCCGTTCGCCGCATCGGTTGGGCGGGCATTATGCTCGGCTGGCTGGGGATGGGCGGCACGGGGCTGGTATTGGCCTTGGGCGGGCGCTGGATTGCGGCGCGCTTCCTTGATCCCGCTGTGGGGGACGCGGCCACGGTTTTCGATTTCGCCGCGCCGCTGCTGGTCATTGCGGCGCTGTTCCAACTGTTCGACGGCACCCAGGCGATTGCCGCCGGGGCCCTGCGTGGCCTCAAAGATACGCGCGGGCCGATGGTGATCGGGCTGATCGCCTATTGGCCGGTCGGGATGGCCAGCGGCGCGCTGCTGGCGTTTACCTTGGACTTGCGCTTGATCGGTCTTTGGAGCGGCCTTGCCCTTGGCCTTGCAGTAGCGGCAGTGGCGCTGACGGTGCGCTTCCACGTGAGATCGCGGCACTTGCCAGCGTCCGCGAAAGGGTGA
- a CDS encoding glycine--tRNA ligase subunit alpha, giving the protein MASRPLPFQSLILTLQSFWASQGCALLQPYDVEVGAGTFHPATTLRTLGPETWNVAYVQPSRRPTDGRYGENPNRLQHYYQFQVILKPSPVDPQALYLESLKALGIDPALHDIRFVEDDWESPTLGAWGLGWEVWCDGMEVTQFTYFQQVGGIEANPVCAELTYGLERLAMYVQGVENVYDLDWNGVEGPGRKTYGDVFLENEKQFSAYNFEHANTEVLFRHFIEAEAECQKLLAANLPLPAYDQAIKASHTFNLLDARGVISVTERAAYIGRVRALSKGCCEGWLAARSA; this is encoded by the coding sequence ATGGCGTCGCGCCCGCTTCCGTTTCAGTCGCTGATCCTGACGCTGCAGAGCTTTTGGGCAAGCCAAGGCTGCGCGCTGTTGCAGCCCTATGATGTGGAGGTTGGGGCCGGTACCTTTCATCCGGCAACGACGCTGCGCACCCTGGGGCCGGAAACCTGGAACGTCGCTTACGTTCAGCCGTCGCGCCGCCCGACCGATGGCCGTTATGGCGAGAACCCCAACCGCCTACAGCATTATTATCAGTTCCAGGTCATCCTGAAGCCGTCGCCGGTCGATCCGCAGGCCCTGTATCTTGAAAGCCTGAAGGCGCTGGGCATCGATCCCGCCCTGCACGACATCCGCTTTGTCGAGGACGATTGGGAAAGCCCGACCCTGGGCGCCTGGGGCCTTGGCTGGGAAGTCTGGTGTGACGGGATGGAAGTCACCCAGTTCACCTATTTCCAGCAGGTGGGCGGCATCGAAGCCAATCCGGTGTGCGCCGAGCTGACCTATGGGCTGGAACGCCTCGCCATGTACGTCCAGGGTGTCGAGAACGTCTATGATCTCGACTGGAACGGCGTCGAGGGGCCGGGGCGCAAGACCTATGGCGATGTCTTCTTGGAAAACGAGAAGCAGTTCAGCGCCTATAACTTCGAGCATGCCAATACCGAGGTGTTGTTCCGCCACTTCATCGAAGCCGAAGCCGAATGCCAGAAGCTGCTGGCGGCAAACCTGCCGCTGCCCGCCTATGACCAAGCGATCAAAGCCAGCCATACGTTCAACCTGCTCGATGCGCGCGGGGTGATTTCGGTCACCGAACGCGCCGCCTATATCGGCCGGGTGCGCGCGCTCTCGAAAGGGTGTTGCGAAGGCTGGCTTGCGGCGCGCAGCGCCTAA
- the glyS gene encoding glycine--tRNA ligase subunit beta, translating into MADLLLELFSEEIPARMQARAAEELKDRLTVALTDAGLAPASVTAWVTPRRVAFHVTGLPTAQPDRTEERKGPRADAPDGAIQGFLKSTGLTRDQLETRETDKGAVLFAVTHIQGRATREVLPELICGLILGYTWPKSMRWRDTRLAWVRPLRSILALFDGQALPGGLHLGRNLEGGEQPGYRAAGAADDLNYLPFGTTTYGHRFLAPAAITVADAAEYQAKLRAASVLLDREERKRLILAEAEKLAESVGCRLKPDAGLLEEVAGLVEWPVPLLGRIDDAFMDVPAEVLTTSMREHQKYFALTPKDAADGDTRIAAYFITVANMVAQDGGAAIISGNQRVLRARLSDARFFWDQDRKVRLEAWAEKLQSRVFHAKLGTVSARVDRLAVLALALAGQTGADGALAERAARLAKADLSTGMVGEFPELQGVIGRYYARHQKEDEAVAQAIADHYAPLGPSDRVPTAPVSRVVALADKLDLLAGFFAIDEKPTGSKDPFALRRAALGVLRIITENGLRLPLRPVLEAAVSLYAPLVEKLDKAATVDALLAFLADRLKVALRDQGQRHDLIQAVFALGTEDDVVRLLARVTALSDFIATPVGADMLAAYRRAANILKIEEKKDGRPAQATVSTPLLAQAEEKALAEALSTALPAVEAALAQEQFVEAMTRLGALRDPVDAFFTHVTVNADDAALRANRLALLAQIRQACSAIADFGLIEG; encoded by the coding sequence ATGGCCGATTTGCTGCTCGAACTCTTTTCCGAAGAAATCCCCGCCCGCATGCAGGCGCGCGCGGCGGAGGAGTTGAAGGACCGTCTGACGGTGGCTTTGACCGACGCGGGCCTCGCCCCCGCTAGCGTCACCGCTTGGGTAACGCCGCGCCGCGTCGCCTTCCACGTCACGGGCCTGCCGACCGCCCAGCCAGACCGGACTGAAGAGCGCAAAGGCCCGCGCGCCGATGCGCCGGATGGGGCGATCCAGGGCTTCCTCAAATCGACCGGCCTGACCCGCGACCAGCTTGAAACCCGCGAGACCGATAAGGGCGCGGTGCTCTTCGCCGTCACCCATATTCAGGGCCGCGCCACGCGCGAGGTTCTGCCTGAGCTGATTTGCGGCCTGATCCTCGGGTATACGTGGCCTAAATCGATGCGCTGGCGCGACACGCGCCTTGCCTGGGTGCGCCCGCTGCGCTCGATCCTGGCGCTTTTCGACGGGCAGGCGCTGCCGGGCGGTCTGCATCTAGGCCGGAATCTCGAGGGCGGCGAGCAGCCGGGCTATCGCGCCGCCGGGGCGGCGGACGATCTCAACTATCTGCCGTTTGGCACCACGACCTATGGTCATCGTTTCCTGGCGCCTGCCGCGATCACGGTGGCCGATGCCGCCGAGTATCAGGCGAAGCTGCGGGCGGCCTCGGTGCTGCTTGACCGCGAAGAGCGCAAACGCCTGATCTTGGCCGAAGCGGAAAAACTGGCCGAATCGGTCGGCTGCCGTCTGAAGCCTGATGCCGGATTACTCGAAGAAGTGGCGGGCCTCGTTGAATGGCCGGTGCCGCTGCTCGGGCGCATTGACGATGCCTTTATGGATGTGCCTGCCGAGGTGCTGACGACGTCGATGCGCGAACATCAGAAGTATTTCGCCCTGACGCCCAAGGATGCGGCAGACGGCGATACGCGCATCGCCGCCTATTTCATCACCGTTGCCAATATGGTGGCGCAGGATGGCGGCGCGGCGATCATTTCCGGCAATCAGCGTGTGTTGCGCGCCCGCCTGTCGGACGCCCGCTTCTTCTGGGATCAGGACCGCAAGGTGCGGCTGGAAGCCTGGGCGGAAAAACTGCAAAGCCGGGTGTTCCACGCCAAGCTCGGCACGGTTTCGGCCCGGGTGGATCGTCTCGCCGTGCTGGCGCTCGCGCTCGCGGGGCAGACCGGGGCCGATGGCGCCTTGGCGGAACGGGCCGCGCGTCTCGCTAAGGCCGATCTTTCGACCGGCATGGTCGGGGAATTCCCCGAACTGCAAGGCGTGATCGGGCGCTATTACGCCCGCCATCAGAAAGAAGACGAGGCGGTGGCCCAGGCTATCGCCGATCATTACGCGCCGCTCGGCCCGTCCGATCGGGTGCCGACCGCGCCGGTATCCCGCGTCGTCGCGCTCGCCGATAAGCTCGACTTGCTCGCCGGGTTCTTCGCGATTGACGAAAAACCGACCGGCTCGAAAGACCCGTTCGCCCTGCGCCGCGCCGCCCTTGGCGTGCTGCGCATTATCACTGAAAACGGTCTGCGCCTGCCGCTGCGCCCGGTGTTGGAGGCGGCGGTGTCGCTCTATGCGCCGCTGGTCGAAAAACTCGACAAGGCCGCGACGGTCGATGCGCTGCTAGCCTTCTTGGCTGACCGCCTGAAAGTTGCTCTGCGCGATCAGGGCCAGCGCCATGATCTGATCCAGGCGGTGTTCGCGCTTGGGACGGAAGACGATGTGGTGCGCCTGCTCGCCCGCGTCACCGCGCTCAGCGATTTCATCGCGACGCCGGTCGGGGCCGATATGCTGGCCGCCTATCGCCGCGCCGCGAATATCCTGAAAATCGAAGAAAAGAAGGACGGGCGCCCTGCCCAGGCGACCGTTTCCACCCCTCTGCTGGCCCAAGCAGAGGAAAAAGCCTTGGCCGAAGCGCTTTCGACGGCATTGCCCGCCGTCGAAGCCGCTCTGGCGCAAGAGCAGTTCGTCGAAGCCATGACCCGGCTCGGCGCGCTGCGCGATCCCGTTGATGCGTTCTTCACGCATGTGACGGTGAATGCCGATGACGCGGCCCTGCGCGCCAATCGTTTGGCGTTGCTGGCCCAAATTCGGCAGGCCTGTTCGGCAATTGCCGACTTTGGTCTGATTGAAGGTTAG